In the Fibrobacter sp. UWB5 genome, one interval contains:
- a CDS encoding MlaD family protein yields the protein MKISDRALGYISLVALFGLFALIAYSMWDAHHEESSIIQVDFDELGSLQPEDQVMIRGYTVGTIGKVQWLGDRARVEIKFNEPIVIREGTQFNNINHAIMGQRRLEIIPSKTGKVLPESYIHTGHFEPGIAEVLRYIENVNEQVETIRQIVYLVTNGDSTHRSASDLVEYVIRNIEVALSNTEKTLQTLQPALNNLFKQADVASRNLLVVTNQADSAIETVTGTINEKLALAENAMKQISEGATKTNELINNIEADPIYSKILYSSETVDKVNELVNKLNEIVRAIDTKGIKMLDENGNPIKPFTWKNLNLVGKTARVKARERAEQAQKEKAQSEAK from the coding sequence TGGTAGCGTTGTTTGGGCTGTTCGCCCTCATCGCCTATTCCATGTGGGATGCCCATCATGAGGAATCATCCATTATTCAGGTCGATTTCGACGAGCTCGGTTCCCTGCAGCCCGAAGACCAGGTGATGATCCGCGGCTATACGGTCGGAACAATTGGCAAAGTTCAATGGCTCGGCGACCGCGCCCGCGTTGAAATCAAGTTCAACGAGCCTATCGTGATTCGCGAAGGCACCCAGTTCAACAACATCAACCATGCGATCATGGGCCAGCGCAGGCTCGAAATCATTCCGTCCAAGACGGGCAAGGTGCTCCCCGAAAGCTACATTCACACGGGGCATTTCGAACCGGGTATTGCCGAAGTGTTGCGCTATATCGAAAACGTGAACGAACAGGTCGAAACGATCCGCCAGATTGTGTACCTGGTAACAAATGGCGACTCGACGCACCGTTCAGCAAGCGACTTGGTGGAATACGTCATTCGCAATATCGAAGTGGCTCTTTCGAACACCGAAAAGACTCTCCAGACTTTACAGCCGGCACTGAACAACCTGTTCAAGCAGGCCGACGTTGCCAGCCGCAACCTGCTCGTGGTGACGAACCAAGCCGACTCCGCTATCGAAACCGTAACCGGCACCATTAACGAAAAACTCGCCCTTGCCGAAAACGCCATGAAGCAGATTTCGGAAGGCGCCACAAAAACAAACGAGTTGATCAACAATATCGAAGCGGACCCCATTTACAGCAAGATTCTGTATTCTTCCGAAACAGTCGACAAGGTGAACGAATTGGTCAACAAGCTGAACGAAATCGTACGCGCCATCGATACCAAGGGTATCAAGATGCTTGACGAAAACGGCAACCCGATCAAGCCCTTCACCTGGAAGAACCTGAACCTTGTCGGAAAGACGGCCCGCGTGAAGGCGCGCGAACGTGCTGAACAGGCCCAAAAAGAAAAGGCCCAGAGCGAAGCAAAGTAA
- a CDS encoding ATP-dependent DNA helicase RecG, protein MDLSNLPKMGPKSLEALKSAGIVSLADFLFNIPRTYLDQTKVTAIGNLHVGDRVVVIGKILRGGIIRGRGSRYVATLADGTGELTLTFFQGAQYQSRRLKPGTRWLATGVVGEYRGFQMTHPDMQPMDEDEQFSGQILPVYSMTEAMIKARITQRALRNWFSVVFHFPALTLSGICPRELTDYLHYKPVIDDLRILHKPADFDSIRKAKRELKVLELLPFCLRMVKRRENQKVRGHERQIDLGQVMLAKSRLPFNLTGGQDAALNRIIDGLNGKKQFHALLQGDVGCGKTVVALLAMLAVCGAGEQCALMVPTDILARQHFKQMKPFFEAAGMRIQLLVGATPAAEKRQILGELQMGLCQAVIGTHALFSKDVTFAKLGFVIIDEQHRFGVNQREALLSKGEYPDMLVMSATPIPRSLAMTLYGDLQVISIKEKPAGRKPVKTRLVSPDKRGDMKKFICSEAKGGNLCYWIVSRVGSDDEGNSRSVDDVVNELRAFDSSVVVEGIHGQMDEEQRDGILKRFAAGEVHILVATTVIEVGVNVPEANIMAIDQPDRFGLAQLHQLRGRVGRGDQQAWCFLMLPDGEAATNSLERLTQFSHTDDGFEIAELDLQTRGAGNLEGNEQSGSWVFRWFDWIADQELIAQTLQMAETILKDKDSFSEEAREKIQLWYSEKKSANEDGVH, encoded by the coding sequence ATGGACTTAAGTAACCTCCCCAAGATGGGTCCAAAGAGCCTCGAGGCTCTCAAGTCTGCGGGTATCGTTTCGCTTGCCGATTTCCTATTCAATATTCCCCGTACCTACCTGGACCAGACCAAGGTGACCGCTATCGGGAACCTGCACGTCGGCGACCGCGTCGTGGTAATCGGAAAGATTTTGCGCGGCGGAATTATCCGCGGGCGAGGCAGCCGCTATGTCGCGACCCTGGCCGACGGCACCGGAGAATTGACGCTTACGTTTTTTCAGGGCGCGCAGTACCAAAGCAGGCGACTGAAGCCGGGAACCCGCTGGCTCGCCACAGGCGTTGTAGGCGAATACCGCGGATTCCAGATGACGCATCCCGACATGCAGCCCATGGACGAGGACGAACAGTTCAGCGGCCAGATTCTGCCCGTGTATTCCATGACCGAAGCGATGATCAAGGCCCGCATTACGCAAAGGGCGCTTCGTAACTGGTTCAGCGTGGTGTTTCATTTTCCCGCTTTGACGCTTTCGGGAATTTGCCCTAGGGAACTCACCGATTACCTGCATTACAAGCCCGTCATAGACGATTTGCGCATTCTGCACAAGCCCGCCGACTTCGATTCGATTCGCAAGGCCAAGCGGGAGCTCAAGGTTTTGGAACTGCTCCCCTTCTGCCTGCGCATGGTAAAGCGACGCGAGAACCAGAAGGTTCGCGGGCACGAAAGGCAAATTGACTTGGGCCAGGTCATGCTCGCCAAGTCGCGCTTGCCGTTCAACTTGACCGGCGGGCAGGACGCGGCGCTGAACCGCATTATCGACGGCCTGAACGGCAAAAAGCAATTTCACGCCCTATTGCAAGGCGATGTGGGCTGTGGCAAGACGGTGGTCGCCCTGCTCGCCATGCTGGCCGTATGCGGCGCTGGCGAGCAATGCGCATTGATGGTGCCGACCGACATTTTGGCCAGGCAGCACTTCAAGCAGATGAAACCGTTCTTCGAGGCCGCAGGAATGCGCATTCAACTTTTAGTTGGGGCGACCCCCGCCGCCGAGAAGCGCCAGATTCTGGGCGAACTCCAGATGGGGCTTTGCCAAGCTGTCATCGGAACGCATGCGCTGTTTTCGAAAGATGTGACTTTTGCAAAACTCGGGTTCGTGATTATCGACGAACAGCACCGCTTTGGCGTGAACCAGCGCGAAGCCTTGCTTTCGAAGGGCGAATACCCCGATATGCTTGTGATGAGCGCCACCCCGATTCCGCGAAGCCTCGCCATGACCTTGTACGGCGACTTGCAAGTGATTTCAATTAAAGAAAAGCCTGCAGGCCGAAAGCCCGTGAAGACGCGCCTTGTAAGCCCCGACAAGCGCGGCGACATGAAGAAATTCATTTGCAGCGAGGCGAAGGGCGGAAACTTGTGCTACTGGATTGTAAGCCGCGTCGGCAGCGATGACGAAGGCAACTCTCGTAGCGTAGACGACGTCGTCAACGAACTCCGCGCCTTTGATTCCAGCGTCGTGGTAGAAGGCATTCACGGTCAAATGGACGAAGAACAGCGCGACGGCATTTTAAAGCGATTCGCCGCCGGAGAAGTCCATATTCTTGTGGCAACGACGGTAATCGAAGTCGGCGTGAATGTGCCCGAAGCAAACATCATGGCCATCGACCAGCCCGACCGTTTTGGCTTAGCACAGCTGCACCAGTTGCGCGGACGAGTCGGTCGCGGAGATCAGCAGGCCTGGTGTTTCTTGATGTTGCCCGATGGCGAAGCTGCCACCAATTCGCTGGAACGCCTCACGCAATTCAGCCACACCGATGACGGCTTCGAGATTGCAGAACTCGACCTGCAGACCCGCGGCGCCGGCAACCTGGAAGGTAACGAGCAGAGCGGCAGCTGGGTATTCCGTTGGTTTGACTGGATTGCCGACCAGGAACTCATCGCGCAAACCTTGCAGATGGCCGAAACCATTCTAAAAGACAAGGACTCCTTCAGCGAAGAAGCCCGTGAAAAAATCCAGCTTTGGTATAGCGAGAAGAAATCCGCCAACGAAGACGGCGTGCATTAA